A genomic segment from Clostridium pasteurianum BC1 encodes:
- a CDS encoding ABC transporter ATP-binding protein: MNKKNNEAKIKLSLKELTKKYSNGDGVEGINLNIYESELLTMLGPSGCGKTTILRAIGGFIEADSGEIILDEVNIENLPPEKRPTVMVFQSYNLWPHMTIFENLAFGLKLRKIDKKQIQSEIKEVLTLIRMEGVEKKYPSQLSGGQQQRIAIARALLLKPSVLLLDEPFSALDAKIRAQMREELKKIQSELSITIVFVTHDQEEAMTLSDRIVVMNKGVFEQIGTPEEIYDNPKSKFVAEFIGNMNFIEEEDKIIAARPENTIINKNEIGDYFGDIVNSVILGHFVEISVATDKGIIKAFLSREEAKAFSQGDRVGISFRSNHSFNK; the protein is encoded by the coding sequence ATGAATAAAAAAAATAACGAAGCAAAGATAAAATTATCTCTAAAAGAATTGACAAAAAAATATTCAAATGGAGATGGTGTGGAGGGAATTAACCTTAACATATACGAAAGCGAGCTTTTGACAATGCTCGGACCTTCTGGCTGTGGAAAAACTACTATACTCAGGGCTATAGGTGGGTTTATTGAGGCAGATTCGGGAGAAATAATATTAGATGAAGTAAATATAGAAAATCTGCCACCTGAGAAAAGACCAACAGTTATGGTATTTCAAAGCTATAATCTTTGGCCCCACATGACAATATTCGAGAATTTGGCCTTTGGTTTAAAACTTAGAAAAATTGATAAGAAACAAATACAAAGTGAAATAAAAGAAGTTTTGACGTTGATAAGAATGGAGGGAGTAGAAAAAAAGTATCCATCTCAATTATCAGGTGGTCAGCAACAGAGAATAGCAATAGCAAGAGCTTTACTTCTAAAGCCATCAGTACTGTTATTGGATGAACCATTTTCAGCTTTAGATGCTAAAATTCGTGCTCAAATGAGAGAAGAATTAAAGAAAATTCAATCAGAATTAAGTATAACTATTGTATTTGTCACTCATGACCAAGAAGAAGCTATGACTCTTTCAGATAGAATAGTAGTTATGAATAAAGGTGTTTTTGAACAAATTGGAACACCTGAGGAAATATATGATAATCCTAAATCAAAATTTGTGGCTGAATTTATAGGCAATATGAACTTCATAGAAGAAGAGGACAAGATAATTGCTGCTAGGCCAGAAAATACAATTATAAACAAAAATGAAATAGGCGACTATTTTGGAGATATAGTAAACAGTGTGATTTTAGGACATTTTGTAGAAATAAGTGTAGCTACAGATAAGGGAATAATAAAAGCATTTTTGTCAAGAGAAGAAGCAAAGGCTTTCTCACAGGGAGACAGAGTAGGAATAAGTTTTAGGAGTAATCACAGTTTTAATAAATAG
- a CDS encoding ABC transporter permease, translating to MNSVKRLYYTLGKKNFFGYCLFGIFLIFFFFPILHLIMLAFGDSYQYPSFLPQAFSFKWWGFVLSQDDLAGAVMLSFLLAIITTVLSIIICIPAAYAFARYDFPLRRVFLFSFLISNAFPKIGLYIMIGVVFFKLKLMGTLPGVILVHIVNTLMFMTWIPAGAFKSIHKQQEEAARDVGATPWQTFRHITLPLALPGIITASIFTFLASMEEAQGTLLIGMPDIKTIPVAMYSIIIDYPATAGAVLACVLIIPTVILLFILRRFLGADALSSGFNMK from the coding sequence ATGAACAGTGTAAAGAGATTATACTATACTCTGGGAAAGAAAAATTTTTTTGGTTATTGTCTATTTGGAATTTTTTTAATATTTTTCTTTTTTCCAATTTTACATCTTATAATGCTAGCCTTTGGAGACAGTTATCAATATCCATCCTTTCTCCCACAGGCATTTTCCTTTAAATGGTGGGGGTTTGTATTGAGTCAAGATGATTTAGCGGGAGCTGTGATGCTTTCATTCTTACTTGCAATAATAACCACTGTATTATCAATAATAATATGTATACCAGCAGCCTATGCTTTTGCCAGATATGATTTCCCCTTAAGAAGAGTGTTTTTATTTTCTTTTTTAATATCTAATGCATTTCCTAAAATAGGATTGTATATAATGATTGGTGTTGTATTTTTTAAATTAAAGCTTATGGGAACCTTGCCGGGGGTTATTTTAGTACACATTGTAAATACATTGATGTTTATGACCTGGATACCTGCAGGAGCATTTAAAAGTATACATAAACAGCAGGAAGAAGCAGCACGAGATGTTGGAGCCACACCATGGCAAACCTTTAGGCATATTACATTACCCTTAGCTCTACCTGGAATTATTACAGCATCTATATTTACTTTTTTAGCATCTATGGAAGAAGCACAGGGTACTTTACTTATAGGTATGCCAGATATAAAAACAATACCAGTTGCAATGTATTCAATAATAATAGATTATCCTGCAACAGCTGGTGCAGTATTAGCCTGTGTATTAATTATTCCTACTGTTATACTTTTGTTCATTTTAAGAAGATTTTTGGGTGCTGATGCATTATCAAGCGGATTTAATATGAAATAA
- a CDS encoding glycerophosphodiester phosphodiesterase has protein sequence MINENKINITAHAGCMGTEMDSIEAVEEGIKYGADIIEIDLNIDSNGNLVLCHDKPKEFEKYLRLEEVLEIIKREEAVLLNIDVKDAKVLDKLNSIILDFSAENKVFFTGLDYKCIIDNKKILEGTNYFINLGIPKLNITRLRDKEYLVGLLDELESLNIMGININYRFVTSELINACKERKMMSSVWTVDDNENMKRMIALEVNSITTKRVDVLKNLISEIKDDRG, from the coding sequence ATGATAAATGAAAATAAAATAAACATAACTGCACATGCGGGTTGTATGGGAACAGAAATGGACAGTATAGAAGCAGTTGAAGAAGGAATAAAATATGGAGCAGATATCATAGAAATTGATTTAAATATTGATTCAAATGGAAACTTAGTTCTTTGCCATGATAAGCCAAAGGAGTTTGAAAAGTATCTAAGACTGGAAGAAGTTCTGGAAATAATAAAGAGAGAAGAAGCTGTATTGTTAAATATTGATGTTAAGGATGCTAAAGTGCTTGATAAACTTAACAGTATTATTTTGGATTTTAGTGCTGAGAATAAAGTATTTTTTACAGGACTTGACTACAAATGCATAATTGATAATAAAAAAATTCTTGAAGGAACAAATTATTTTATAAATTTGGGAATTCCTAAACTTAATATAACAAGGCTAAGAGATAAGGAATATTTAGTGGGGCTGCTTGATGAATTAGAATCCTTAAACATCATGGGAATAAATATAAATTACAGATTTGTAACTTCTGAATTGATAAATGCTTGCAAAGAAAGAAAAATGATGTCCTCTGTATGGACAGTTGATGATAATGAAAATATGAAAAGAATGATAGCTTTAGAGGTGAACTCCATAACAACAAAGAGAGTAGATGTTTTAAAAAATTTAATATCAGAAATTAAAGATGATAGAGGGTGA
- a CDS encoding extracellular solute-binding protein produces the protein MLKKKILSLAITAAVSVSFLATGCGASNQNSSQSSSIKPATINLYSGGSENVRTTWEQVIKAFKAKYPQITVNLQFIASGPSAQSAVDKEIASEKAGETETDMDIVEVSDSDIAKLFKAAGKDSVVTLSKDKIPNMKDIKFQSSVGQDKALVFRGTTVVLAYNSDKVKDVPKTDKELYDWIKSHPGRFAYNDPTTGGSGDAFLITSVYNSLPQEAITSDDPKWEQQWDTGFNLLKELHPYMYKASGKVQYPVKNQGTLDLLANGQVDMIPAWADMALDQLSKGTLPKSIKITQISPSFTGGVQSLVIPAKSKNKEAAEIFLNFAASSDGQKIFMDSMKALPIIDTSKLPKESVDMLAGLKIKDFRVNSLGDLSKDIHKRWQDQIATLK, from the coding sequence ATGTTAAAGAAAAAAATTTTATCACTTGCAATTACAGCAGCGGTTTCAGTTTCATTTTTAGCTACCGGTTGTGGAGCTTCTAACCAAAATTCTAGTCAAAGTTCCTCAATTAAACCAGCTACAATTAATCTTTATTCCGGTGGATCGGAAAACGTTAGGACAACTTGGGAACAGGTAATAAAAGCCTTTAAGGCAAAATATCCTCAGATTACTGTTAATCTTCAATTTATAGCTTCAGGTCCAAGTGCACAATCTGCTGTAGACAAAGAAATAGCTTCTGAAAAAGCTGGTGAGACAGAAACAGATATGGACATTGTAGAAGTTTCAGATAGTGATATTGCCAAATTATTCAAGGCAGCAGGAAAAGATTCCGTTGTTACCTTGAGCAAAGATAAAATTCCAAATATGAAAGATATAAAATTTCAATCATCTGTGGGACAGGATAAAGCTCTTGTCTTTAGAGGTACAACAGTTGTACTAGCATATAATTCAGATAAAGTAAAAGATGTTCCAAAAACAGATAAAGAATTATATGATTGGATAAAGTCACATCCTGGAAGATTTGCTTATAATGACCCAACAACAGGAGGTTCAGGGGATGCATTTTTAATTACTTCAGTATATAATAGTTTACCTCAGGAGGCTATCACTTCAGATGATCCAAAGTGGGAACAACAATGGGATACAGGCTTTAACTTATTAAAGGAACTGCATCCATATATGTATAAAGCTTCTGGAAAGGTTCAATATCCAGTAAAAAATCAAGGTACTTTAGATTTGTTAGCAAACGGACAAGTAGATATGATACCAGCTTGGGCAGATATGGCACTTGATCAATTATCTAAAGGTACTTTACCAAAATCAATTAAAATTACTCAAATTAGCCCTTCCTTTACTGGCGGCGTGCAATCATTGGTAATTCCAGCTAAGAGTAAAAATAAGGAAGCAGCAGAAATATTCTTGAATTTTGCAGCTTCAAGTGATGGCCAAAAGATATTTATGGATTCAATGAAGGCTTTACCTATAATTGACACTTCAAAGCTTCCAAAGGAATCTGTTGATATGCTTGCTGGTTTAAAAATTAAGGACTTCAGAGTAAATTCTTTAGGTGATTTAAGTAAAGATATACACAAACGTTGGCAGGATCAAATCGCTACTTTAAAGTAA
- a CDS encoding ABC transporter permease, whose protein sequence is MKKNSKLKALLFVLPSFAVMLMVIIVPIINSAVLSLYNEKENKYDFSNYISILTDKNQINNIRYTLYIVIITVVLCISISLLLAIYLRFSKSKIAALIEKIYIIPKFIPGIVAVYALMLIIKDVGAINRFLLMFGIDFKPGLMFTPNGIIIVNLWFNIPFATMLILSDLTKISPSIIESARDVGANKLRILMEIILPLTYRSLLIAATFVFMGNIGEFTTPYLMGTNAPRMLGVALQQEFNVFTNYPRAAAMSVMMFILSAIVGLFYIYSMMKEDKWVS, encoded by the coding sequence ATGAAGAAAAATAGTAAACTGAAAGCCTTATTATTTGTATTACCGTCTTTTGCTGTAATGCTCATGGTTATCATAGTTCCAATAATTAATTCTGCTGTACTCAGTCTATATAATGAGAAAGAGAACAAGTATGATTTTTCTAACTATATAAGTATACTTACTGATAAAAATCAGATTAATAATATTAGATATACACTATATATTGTAATAATTACGGTTGTTTTGTGTATAAGCATTTCTCTGCTGCTTGCAATTTATTTGAGATTCAGTAAAAGCAAAATTGCAGCATTGATAGAAAAAATATATATAATACCAAAATTCATTCCTGGAATAGTGGCTGTATATGCTTTAATGTTGATAATTAAAGACGTAGGGGCAATCAACAGATTTTTACTGATGTTTGGAATAGATTTTAAACCTGGTTTAATGTTTACCCCTAATGGTATAATTATTGTTAATTTATGGTTTAATATTCCTTTTGCTACTATGCTAATACTTTCTGATTTAACCAAGATATCTCCTTCAATAATTGAGAGTGCAAGAGATGTGGGAGCAAATAAATTAAGAATATTGATGGAGATAATACTTCCACTAACTTATAGATCCTTATTAATAGCTGCAACCTTTGTATTTATGGGAAATATAGGGGAATTTACAACACCATATTTAATGGGGACTAATGCGCCAAGAATGTTAGGTGTAGCTCTGCAGCAGGAATTTAATGTGTTTACCAATTACCCAAGAGCAGCTGCTATGTCAGTAATGATGTTCATACTATCAGCTATTGTGGGGCTTTTCTACATTTATTCCATGATGAAAGAGGACAAGTGGGTATCTTAA